In one window of Cytophagaceae bacterium ABcell3 DNA:
- the gldN gene encoding gliding motility protein GldN: MKSIYSVVVFLFCAFGVEAQSVVDSMYENGVNKWAYRPVHESDIMHRKTVVRGIDLRERQNRPMFGKNREITKLLINAVKEGTVTAYQNDSLTKKLSLEEFQENLTIPGAEPEYTEEEKEMMLEMGDSSFLHMEETQYYLPSDLYQLELKEEVVFDKEHSLKSYHIIAITIYVPADHPANVKQILQPVASFSYKELVEELFRDNPEAIWFNAQNDSQHKNLAEAFELRLFSSYLLSVSNPAGSYLIDMYGGDPSKGVEASEWAQDELLEEEHNLWDH; encoded by the coding sequence ATGAAGTCTATATATTCGGTTGTTGTTTTTTTATTTTGCGCATTTGGTGTTGAAGCCCAGAGTGTCGTAGATTCTATGTATGAAAATGGCGTTAATAAATGGGCCTATAGGCCTGTCCATGAATCTGATATCATGCATAGGAAAACGGTAGTTAGAGGCATTGATCTGCGTGAAAGACAGAACAGACCCATGTTTGGGAAAAACAGGGAAATTACCAAATTATTGATCAATGCAGTAAAAGAAGGCACGGTCACTGCTTATCAAAATGACTCCCTGACAAAAAAACTTTCTTTAGAAGAGTTTCAGGAAAATCTAACCATTCCAGGAGCTGAACCTGAGTATACCGAAGAGGAAAAGGAAATGATGCTGGAAATGGGCGACTCTTCGTTTTTGCACATGGAAGAAACACAATATTATCTTCCTTCAGATCTTTACCAGTTGGAGTTAAAAGAGGAGGTTGTATTTGATAAAGAGCATTCGCTAAAGTCTTATCATATTATCGCTATCACTATTTACGTGCCTGCTGACCATCCGGCAAACGTGAAGCAGATTTTGCAACCTGTAGCTTCCTTTAGCTATAAAGAGTTAGTTGAGGAGCTTTTTAGGGACAATCCTGAGGCGATATGGTTTAATGCCCAGAATGATAGCCAGCATAAAAATTTGGCGGAAGCATTTGAACTAAGGCTGTTTAGTTCTTATTTGTTAAGTGTTTCAAACCCTGCAGGCTCTTATTTGATAGATATGTATGGGGGAGATCCAAGCAAGGGGGTAGAGGCATCTGAATGGGCGCAGGATGAACTTTTAGAAGAGGAGCATAATTTATGGGATCATTGA
- a CDS encoding NADP(H)-dependent aldo-keto reductase encodes MEYRKLGNTDISVSRICMGTMTFGEQNSEEDAHEQLDYAVSQGINFIDTAEMYPVPGKKETQGLTEKYIGTWLKKRGIRDKVIVASKATGPNPGLAYIRNVPSFAPDHLTKALEGSLKRLQTDYIDLYQLHWPERKTNCFGKLGFVHKEDEWEDNFQEVLTVLQRFQKEGKIRHVGLSNETPWGLMRCLHLAAVQGLPPVVSIQNPYNLLNRSFEVGLSEIVTRENIAMLAYSPMAFGVLSGKYLKNTADERSRLNLFPKMQRYNKPQVEKAAQSYVEIAEKHGLSPASMALAFVNQRPFVTSNIIGATTMQQLKENIGSIHVKLDDSVLEEIEGVHERFSIPAP; translated from the coding sequence ATGGAATACCGGAAACTTGGAAATACGGATATCAGTGTTAGCCGTATTTGTATGGGAACGATGACCTTTGGGGAGCAGAATTCGGAAGAGGATGCGCATGAGCAGCTTGATTATGCTGTTTCTCAAGGAATCAATTTTATTGATACTGCTGAAATGTATCCTGTGCCAGGAAAAAAAGAGACCCAAGGCCTTACTGAAAAATACATTGGGACATGGCTTAAAAAAAGGGGGATACGTGATAAAGTTATTGTGGCCAGTAAGGCTACAGGTCCCAATCCAGGGCTTGCTTATATAAGGAACGTCCCTTCTTTTGCGCCTGACCACCTTACTAAAGCCCTAGAGGGTTCTCTCAAGAGGCTTCAGACTGATTATATCGACCTTTATCAGCTTCATTGGCCTGAGCGGAAAACCAACTGTTTTGGTAAACTAGGCTTCGTTCATAAAGAGGATGAATGGGAAGATAATTTTCAAGAAGTATTGACGGTTTTACAGAGGTTTCAAAAAGAAGGCAAGATCAGGCATGTGGGATTGTCCAATGAAACACCATGGGGGCTCATGAGGTGTCTACATTTGGCCGCAGTACAGGGGCTTCCTCCTGTTGTGAGTATTCAAAACCCTTATAATTTGTTGAATAGAAGTTTTGAAGTAGGCCTTTCCGAGATTGTTACAAGAGAAAATATCGCTATGTTGGCTTATTCGCCCATGGCTTTTGGTGTTTTATCAGGCAAATACCTTAAAAATACCGCAGATGAAAGGTCTAGATTAAACCTTTTCCCTAAAATGCAGAGGTATAATAAGCCTCAGGTTGAAAAGGCTGCCCAATCCTATGTTGAAATTGCTGAAAAACATGGGTTAAGCCCTGCATCTATGGCCTTAGCTTTTGTAAACCAAAGGCCTTTTGTCACTTCAAATATTATTGGTGCTACTACCATGCAGCAATTAAAAGAAAATATAGGCTCTATTCATGTAAAACTAGACGATTCTGTATTAGAAGAGATAGAAGGGGTACACGAGCGGTTTTCCATTCCTGCACCATAA